From the genome of Campylobacter concisus:
ATTTTATCTTGACGAGACATTGGAGATCGAGCAGGTCTATGACGTGGAATTTTTTGATGTTAGGCTAAATGCTGTACCAAAGCTTCCAAAGATAGAAATCGGTGTAAATTCAACAGTTACAAAAGTAGTCGCAAAGGTAAAAGCCACAAAAGATTGTGAATACGAACAGCATTACGAAGATAAACTTTTTGAATATATCGCCAAACAGCTTATGAAAGCTCAAATTTTAATAGGTATAAGGATCGGCAAACTAAAAGATGAGTTAAAACAAATAGCCTCAGTTGTGCATGTAAAGGGCGAACTTGATAAAGACTACATACTAAACATAACACAAGGTATAAATCCAAAAAAAGCTACCGATGCAAAGATACTTTACTACTACAAAGATAAACTTGATTCGATAAAAGAGGAAGATAAGGTTGATTACGCTGATAGAGGTTTTGTTTTTGGCGTGGCACAAGATGAAGTGATAATGGAAGAGAAAAAGTCTCACGAAGGGCAAAATGGCCGTGATGCGAGAGGCAAATTATTAGCAGTAGAAAAGCCAAAAGAAGATACTGGCAAAGAGATAAGTATAAGCGAAAATATAGAGAGAGTAGAAAATGACGATAGCATAATATACATCGCTAAAAAATCAGGATATGTAGTTGAGAAGAATGGCTCATTTGACATTGAAGAGCGTATAGAGATAAATGAGGCAAATTTTAAAACAACTGGCTCTATTCAAGCAGGCACTGATACAAATGTGACTTTGGTGGTTAGGGAAACTGATACTATAAAAGACGCCATCGGCACTGGCATCATCGTGGAGGCTGACGAGATAGAGGTTAAAGGAAACGTCGGTGCAAATGCGATGGTTAAAGCAAATGAAGTAATAATCGGCGGTCAGACACACCAAAAGGCTAAAATTTATGCAAAGAATGCAAAAATTTCTATCCACATCGGTAAGGTTGAAGCTGAAAATGTTGAGATAGATAGGCTAGAAGGCGGAAATGTCGTAGCAAAAAGAGTTAAGATAAATAGCGTCGTTGGTGGCTCTATAACCGCTCAAAATATCCAAATAAATACGCTTGGCTCAAACTGCACTATCACAGCTTCACACTTAATAGACGTAAGATATCTAAGAGGCACTGACAATAAATTTATAATCGATACTAGCAAAATGCCTGAGAGTGCTGAGGCTACGCAAGAGCAATTAAATAAGATCGAATATACAAAAGCAGAGCTTGCTTCGCTTCTAAAAAATATTGAAACAAAGAAAAATGTCATAAATGAAAATAAAGACTCGATTTATACCATAAAAGCAAAGGTAGAAGAGCTCTCAAAAGCTAAAGTGATACCGCCAGTTACCTTCATGAAAAAGCTAAAAGAGTATCAAGGCCTAGTCAATGAATACAATACTTTGCTAAAAATTTTTAAAGATAAAAAAGAGTTGCTAGCTACTCTAAAAGATGAGCTTGAGATCATGCAAAATGGAATATTTTCTGCAAAAGTGATAAATAGAGGCAACTGGGTTGAATTAAATGAGATTAGATTTGTTATCGTTGATCCTCCACAAAATGTCACTTATATCTCAAAGCAAAATGAAACCGCTCATGCCATTACTTTAGAGAAGATCGGTGATGGTGATGAGGCTGAGTATAAGATCAAAAAGTCAAATAAATTAGAAGACTACACAGATACAAATTTTTAAGAATAAAAGGTTAAATGATGATAAAAGCGATCGAAGGTATCGTCAGCAAAAAAGATCCCGCGTTTGTGATACTTAAGACAAATAGCGGCGTAAGCTATGGAATTTTTATCTCGCTTTTTTGCTCAGCCAAGCTTAGCAAGGGCGAAAAAGTCGAGCTTGCCATAACACAGATCATAAGAGAGGACGCAAATTTACTTTACGGCTTTTTGGATGCAAATGAGCAAAAGATGTTTGAAATGCTTATTAAATTAAATGGTATCGGAGCTAGCACGGCTATGGCAGTTTGTTCAAGTCTAAGCTCACAAGCATTTACAAATGCCATAATAAGCGGTGATGCAGACACCTTTAAAAGCGTGCCAGGCATCGGACCAAAGACCGCTAGACGCATCATAGCTGAGCTGAGCGACGCAAAACTAATAAGTGATGAGAGCGTGCCAAGCTATCAAAATGAGGCACTTTTGGCACTTGAAGCGCTTGGCTTTAAGCGTGAGAAGATAGTAAAAATTTTGCCTGAGTGCAAGAGTGAAAATACGAGTGATCTTATAAAAGAAGCATTAAAGAAATTAGGATAAGGATTAAAAAGATGAATTTAGGTGTGGTATTTGGAGCAAAGAGCTATGAACATGAGATAAGCATAGTTAGTGCGATAGTTTTAAAAAATGTCCTAAAGCAAGAGCTAAAATTTATATTTTGCGACGCAAATAGGGACTTTTACTTGATCGAGCAAAAAGATATGAGAGCAAATTTCTTTAGCTCTGGTAAATACAAAAATTCAAAAAAGCTCATTTTGTCTAAGGGTGGATTTTTCATACACTCTCTCTTTGGCGATAAAAAAGTAGAGTGCGACGTCATTATAAATTTGATCCATGGCATGGACGGCGAAGATGGCAAGATAGCGGCACTTTTTGACTTTTACGGCATAAAATATATAGGTCCAAGGCTTGAAGTGAGTGCGCTTAGCTACAACAAAGAGCTTACTAAATTTCTAGCGCAAAAAGCTGGTGTAAAGGCGCTTGACTATGAGATGCTAACTCGTCAAAGTGAGCCAAAATTTCACTATCCTATTATCTTAAAGCCAGCAAGACTTGGAAGTAGCATTGGTGTAAACATAGTGCATGACGCTAGCGAGCTAGCTTATGCAAAAGACGTGGCATTTGAGTTTGATAAGGATGTGCTTGTCGAGCCTTTTATAAAGGGAGTAAAAGAGTATAACCTCGCAGGCTGTAAGATAGATGGAAAGATAAAATTTTCTATCATCGAAGAGCCAAAAAAGAAAGAATTTCTTGACTACGAGCAGAAATATCTTAGCTTTTCAAATGAAAACAAGGTAAAAGAGGCTGAAATTTCTGAAGAGCTAAAGCAAAAGCTTAAATTTAACTTTTCAAAAATTTATGATTGTGGATTTGACGGGGCGATAATTAGATGCGACTTCTTTGTGATAGATGATGAGGTCTATCTAAATGAGATAAATCCAAATCCAGGAAGCCTTGCAAACTATCTATTTGAGGATTTTGAAAGCACTTTAAATGCTCTTGCAAACTCACTTCCAAGAGAGCGTAATATAAAGATCGATTATAGCTTTATAAACTCGATCACTTCAGTAAAAGGTCGCGGAAAAATTTAGGCCATTTAGTAGATTATAAAGTAGTTTGTGATATTTTACGTAAAATTTTACACAAAGAGCGACAATGGTAACTTTTACAAAAGACGAAATTTATACAGCAACTGAAGTAGTTAGAAATTTTAGTTCAGTGCTCTCTCGTGTGGGAGCTAATGAATTAAAAAGAGCGGTCATTGTTAAAAATAATAAATTTGAAGCAGTGCTTTTGAATATGGAAGAATATGAGCGCCTTTGCGAGGCAGTAAGCGTGCTTGAGAGCATTTATACTGCAAAAAAGAGAGAAAACGATGGCGAGTAGGGCGGTAAAATACGGCTCAGACGAGTATGAGATCAGCTACGAAGTAGTAAATCCAAAATGTAAAAAAATAGTGCTTTTCTTGCACGGCTGGGGTGCAAACAAAGAGATAATGAAAAAGGCTTTTGGGCACTATCTAAACGAGCTTTGCCATGTCTATATCGACACGCCAGGCTTTGGTAAAAGCTCCATTATTGATCCGTTAAAAACAAGTGATTACGCAAAAATCGTTGAAATTTTCTGTGATGAGCTTGGCATAAAGCCAGATATCATCGTAGGACATAGCTTTGGTGGCAAGGTTGCAACGCTTCTAAAACCGCCATATCTTGTGCTTTTGAGCTCAGCTGGCATAGTTGTCAAAAAGCCATTTATTGTGCGCACAAAGATCGCTATTTTTAAAATTTTTAAGCTTTTTGGATTTGGAAAATTTTACAAACTCTTTGCCACAAAAGATGTGAGCGGTATGAGTAGAGTGATGTATGAAACCCTAAAAAACGTCGTTGATGAGGATTTTACAAAGCATTTTGCCAGCTTTAGTGGCAAGGCTTTTAT
Proteins encoded in this window:
- a CDS encoding D-alanine--D-alanine ligase, producing MNLGVVFGAKSYEHEISIVSAIVLKNVLKQELKFIFCDANRDFYLIEQKDMRANFFSSGKYKNSKKLILSKGGFFIHSLFGDKKVECDVIINLIHGMDGEDGKIAALFDFYGIKYIGPRLEVSALSYNKELTKFLAQKAGVKALDYEMLTRQSEPKFHYPIILKPARLGSSIGVNIVHDASELAYAKDVAFEFDKDVLVEPFIKGVKEYNLAGCKIDGKIKFSIIEEPKKKEFLDYEQKYLSFSNENKVKEAEISEELKQKLKFNFSKIYDCGFDGAIIRCDFFVIDDEVYLNEINPNPGSLANYLFEDFESTLNALANSLPRERNIKIDYSFINSITSVKGRGKI
- a CDS encoding type II toxin-antitoxin system Phd/YefM family antitoxin, which translates into the protein MVTFTKDEIYTATEVVRNFSSVLSRVGANELKRAVIVKNNKFEAVLLNMEEYERLCEAVSVLESIYTAKKRENDGE
- a CDS encoding alpha/beta fold hydrolase, yielding MASRAVKYGSDEYEISYEVVNPKCKKIVLFLHGWGANKEIMKKAFGHYLNELCHVYIDTPGFGKSSIIDPLKTSDYAKIVEIFCDELGIKPDIIVGHSFGGKVATLLKPPYLVLLSSAGIVVKKPFIVRTKIAIFKIFKLFGFGKFYKLFATKDVSGMSRVMYETLKNVVDEDFTKHFASFSGKAFIFWGENDKATPITSGESIHKLIKNSSFFPLNGDHFFFLLHAKFISDEIEKGINFELNEAKNVVLDDDESGIEEIR
- a CDS encoding flagellar assembly protein A, with amino-acid sequence MSENVQENERFLPPTQIQTSTPYISLKELSKQHSVPVEFIDFKILDILTYYKNKDNEEPVFVSEENLNFFDDNAFYLDETLEIEQVYDVEFFDVRLNAVPKLPKIEIGVNSTVTKVVAKVKATKDCEYEQHYEDKLFEYIAKQLMKAQILIGIRIGKLKDELKQIASVVHVKGELDKDYILNITQGINPKKATDAKILYYYKDKLDSIKEEDKVDYADRGFVFGVAQDEVIMEEKKSHEGQNGRDARGKLLAVEKPKEDTGKEISISENIERVENDDSIIYIAKKSGYVVEKNGSFDIEERIEINEANFKTTGSIQAGTDTNVTLVVRETDTIKDAIGTGIIVEADEIEVKGNVGANAMVKANEVIIGGQTHQKAKIYAKNAKISIHIGKVEAENVEIDRLEGGNVVAKRVKINSVVGGSITAQNIQINTLGSNCTITASHLIDVRYLRGTDNKFIIDTSKMPESAEATQEQLNKIEYTKAELASLLKNIETKKNVINENKDSIYTIKAKVEELSKAKVIPPVTFMKKLKEYQGLVNEYNTLLKIFKDKKELLATLKDELEIMQNGIFSAKVINRGNWVELNEIRFVIVDPPQNVTYISKQNETAHAITLEKIGDGDEAEYKIKKSNKLEDYTDTNF
- the ruvA gene encoding Holliday junction branch migration protein RuvA gives rise to the protein MIKAIEGIVSKKDPAFVILKTNSGVSYGIFISLFCSAKLSKGEKVELAITQIIREDANLLYGFLDANEQKMFEMLIKLNGIGASTAMAVCSSLSSQAFTNAIISGDADTFKSVPGIGPKTARRIIAELSDAKLISDESVPSYQNEALLALEALGFKREKIVKILPECKSENTSDLIKEALKKLG